In Pecten maximus chromosome 10, xPecMax1.1, whole genome shotgun sequence, one genomic interval encodes:
- the LOC117335527 gene encoding uncharacterized protein LOC117335527, translating to MICIFLSVNPSAPPLQQTNELAQQTGGSSSGAVGIGGIMAELQESHNLQNDLRQLVRESRRRFNTNLIRAISARIRNESQTNPSRQHNNAMSGIAVDSIVDRPRPSADPNGLSPFEVDVDSINPFAASATTVSPPSRGQLRPQTSFRSSFSGRQNMMSMGVFNNPAGGVPVFLPTAAGAPTRL from the exons ATGATTTGTATATTTCTTTCAGTAAACCCCTCGGCACCACCATTACAACAAACAAACGAACTTGCGCAACAAACAG GTGGTAGCTCAAGCGGTGCTGTTGGCATTGGCGGTATCATGGCTGAATTGCAGGAAAGCCATAACTTGCAGAACGACCTGAGACAACTAGTGAGGGAATCTCGGAGACGCTTTAACACTAACCTTATTAGAGCGATCAGTGCAAGAATACGAAACGAATCACAGACTAACCCTTCTCGACAACACAATAATGCTATGTCAGGAATCGCTGTTGATTCTATCGTCGACAGACCAAGACCCTCTGCCGACCCTAATGGACTCAGTCCATTTGAAGTAGACGTTGACTCGATAAATCCGTTTGCCGCTTCAGCGACAACTGTGAGCCCTCCCAGTCGAGGCCAGCTGCGTCCACAAACATCTTTTCGCAGTTCATTCAGTGGTCGTCAAAATATGATGAGCATGGGTGTGTTTAATAATCCAGCCGGCGGAGTCCCAGTGTTTCTTCCTACAGCTGCTGGCGCACCAACACGTCTGTAA